A single Metarhizium brunneum chromosome 5, complete sequence DNA region contains:
- the cesA_0 gene encoding Multidomain esterase → MPLGGSITYGSKSSDGNGYRMPLCKLLAADGHAVEMLGSRRAGTMAQNRHEGWRGFRIDQLQAKVVQSVSGFSPDVITFNAGSNDCRQQYEIDTAGRRVRHLLEGLWAASPRTTIVLSTLVRSADEKAEEAVSRVNEQIWGISEELVAAGRKLVMVDMHVEALGLEHLADGTHPNDEGYAEMARIWYDGIKEAELKGFLL, encoded by the coding sequence ATGCCCCTCGGCGGCTCCATCACCTACGGCAGCAAATCCTCCGACGGCAACGGCTACAGAATGCCGCTGTGCAAGCTCCTCGCCGCAGACGGTCACGCTGTCGAGATGCTGGGCTCTCGACGGGCGGGCACCATGGCTCAAAACCGCCACGAGGGGTGGCGCGGGTTCCGAATCGACCAGCTCCAGGCCAAGGTTGTGCAGTCCGTATCCGGGTTCTCACCGGACGTGATTACGTTCAACGCCGGGAGCAACGACTGCCGCCAGCAGTACGAAATTGACACGGCGGGCCGGCGGGTACGACACTTGCTGGAGGGGCTGTGGGCGGCGTCGCCGCGGACTACGATTGTTTTGTCTACCTTGGTTAGGAGTGCGGACGAgaaggcggaggaggcggtgtCGCGTGTGAATGAACAGATTTGGGGGATTTCAGAGGAATTGGTTGCGGCGGGGAGGaagttggtgatggtggatATGCATGTTGAGGCGTTGGGTTTGGAGCATTTGGCAGACGGGACGCATCCCAATGATGAGGGATACGcggagatggcgaggatTTGGTATGATGGTATTAAGGAGGCTGAATTGAAAGGCTTCTTGTTGTAG
- the PMT1 gene encoding Dolichyl-phosphate-mannose--protein mannosyltransferase 1 encodes MARSSSARGKSPQPPTVTATTTKSKAKSTSYKSDGVEDNDIFLLPASDYVVSLLLTLLAAIVRVFRIYQPSSVVFDEVHFGGFASKYIKGKFFMDVHPPLAKMLIALTGWLAGFDGNFDFKEIGKDYLEPGVPYVSMRLFPAICGILLVPCMFFTLKAVGCRTMTAAMGASLIIFENGLLTQARLILLDSPLVAATAFTALAFSCFTNQHELGPAKAFQPAWWFWLAMTGLGLGITVSIKWVGLFTIAWVGALTLLQLWVLLGDNKNVTMRLWSKHLMARAFCLIIIPITFYMAMFAIHFLCLVNPGDGDGFMSSEFQATLNNKGMNDVAADVAFGSRVSIRHVNTQGGYLHSHPLMYPTGSKQQQITLYPHKDENNVWLLENQTQPLGVDGQPLNGTHVWDNLPGGPVFIEDGAVLRLYHTPTFRRLHSHDVRPPITEADWQNEVSAYGYEGFEGDANDYFRVEIVKKQSHGAVAKERLRTIETKFRLVHVMTGCVLFSHKVKLPDWASEQQEVTCARGGSVPNSLWYIEHNEHPQHDENTPKVNYRNPGFFGKFLELQQVMWTTNAGLTESHAWDSRPESWPILQRGINFWGKNHTQIYLIGNPIIWWASSITIVVWVLFKGVAILRWQRSCNDYANPTFKRFDYELGTSILGWALHYFPFYLMQRQLFLHHYFPALYFAIIALSQLFDFLTVRFPGVKSKDAAIVNKAATMLFLVLSIAVFSLLAPLAYGNSWTKDDCKRVKLFNTWDWDCNNFFDRYDQYSSLGSGDPSSSASDIPSIPSSPVPASEEEQHKLVVDDAGVSDKPEPSAKILSQEEKIEYRDQDGNLLDDEQVKKLQGKVKFETKYETRTRVVDEQGNELPAPDGGWPSDMVAGVAPPHPDVQGVDQETVKGEHAEAPKDAAASRDGEKEAERSKAKPASEGQEATVRDEL; translated from the exons ATGGCGAGATCGAGTTCGGCTCGGGGCAAGAGCCCGCAGCCGCCGACCGTAACCGCAACCACAACCAAGAGCAAAGCAAAGAGCACTTCGTACAAGTCTGACGGCGTTGAAGACAACGAcatcttccttcttcccgcCTCCGACTATGTTGTGTCTCTCCTGCTGACCTTGTTGGCGGCCATTGTTCGCGTCTTTCGAATCTATCAGCCTAGTAGCGTCGTTTTTGACGAAGTGCA CTTTGGCGGCTTCGCATCGAAATACATCAAGGGCAAATTCTTCATGGACGTACATCCACCACTGGCCAAGATGCTTATTGCATTGAccggctggctggctggctttgATGGCAACTTTGACTTCAAGGAAATTGGCAAAGATTACCTTGAGCCTGGCGTCCCCTACGTGTCTATGCGCTTGTTCCCCGCCATCTGCGGTATCTTGTTGGTTCCGTGCATGTTCTTTACCCTCAAGGCTGTCGGTTGCCGTACCATGACCGCTGCAATGGGTGCTTCTCTCATCATCTTTG AAAATGGCCTCCTCACCCAAGCTCGATTGATTCTGCTCGACTCCCCGTTGGTCGCCGCGACTGCCTTCACCGCCCTCGCCTTCTCCTGCTTCACGAATCAACATGAACTTGGCCCTGCCAAGGCATTCCAGCCTGCATGGTGGTTCTGGCTTGCCATGACCGGACTTGGTTTGGGTATCACCGTCAGCATCAAATGGGTTGGTCTGTTCACCATTGCCTGGGTAGGCGCATTGACTCTGCTACAGCTCTGGGTTCTCCTGGGCGATAACAAGAACGTCACCATGCGCCTTTGGTCCAAGCACTTGATGGCGAGAGCTTTCtgcctcatcatcattcCCATCACCTtctacatggccatgtttgccATCCACTTCCTTTGCTTGGTCAACCCCGGTGATGGTGACGGTTTCATGAGCTCCGAGTTCCAAGCCACTCTCAACAACAAGGGAATGAATGATGTTGCCGCTGATGTCGCTTTTGGAAGCCGCGTGAGCATCCGTCACGTCAACACTCAAGGCGGCTATCTGCACTCTCACCCGCTCATGTATCCCACTGGTAGCAAGCAACAGCAAATCACCCTGTACCCTCACAAGGATGAAAACAATGTCTGGCTTCTCGAGAACCAGACGCAGccccttggtgttgatggccAGCCTCTCAACGGCACCCACGTCTGGGACAACCTCCCTGGCGGCCCTGTATTTATTGAAGACGGAGCGGTTCTGAGACTGTACCACACACCCACTTTCCGCCGACTGCACTCTCACGATGTCCGCCCACCTATTACCGAGGCCGACTGGCAGAACGAGGTTTCTGCTTACGGATATGAAGGTTTTGAGGGCGACGCCAATGACTACTTCCGTGTCGAAATCGTCAAGAAGCAGTCCCATGGGGCTGTGGCTAAGGAGCGGCTCAGGACTATTGAAACCAAGTTCCGTCTTGTCCACGTCATGACTGGCTGTGTCCTGTTTTCTCACAAGGTCAAGCTTCCCGACTGGGCCTCTGAGCAACAGGAAGTTACCTGCGCGCGCGGCGGCAGTGTACCCAACAGTCTGTGGTACATTGAACACAACGAGCACCCCCAGCATGACGAAAACACACCCAAAGTCAACTACCGCAACCCAGGCTTCTTTGGCAAGTTTTTGGAGCTCCAGCAGGTAATGTGGACTACTAACGCGGGTCTGACTGAGTCCCATGCCTGGGACTCTCGCCCTGAGTCTTGGCCTATTCTCCAACGAGGTATCAACTTCTGGGGTAAGAACCACACCCAGATTTACCTCATTGGCAATCCTATTATCTGGTGGGCCTCCTCCATCACCATCGTTGTCTGGGTTTTGTTCAAGGGTGTCGCCATTCTGAGATGGCAGCGCAGCTGCAACGACTATGCCAACCCAACCTTTAAGCGATTTGACTACGAGTTGGGTACCTCAATTCTTGGCTGGGCCTTGCATTACTTTCCTTTCTACCTCATGCAGCGTCAGCTCTTCCTCCACCACTACTTCCCTGCATTGTATTTTGCCATCATCGCTCTCAGCCAGCTGTTTGACTTCTTGACTGTTCGATTCCCCGGAGTCAAATCCAAGGACGCGGCTATTGTCAATAAAGCGGCTACCATGCTCTTCCTTGTTCTGTCAATCGCTGTTTTCTCTCTGCTGGCCCCTCTTGCCTACGGCAACAGCTGGACCAAGGACGATTGTAAGCGAGTCAAATTGTTCAACACATGGGATTGGGACTGCAACAACTTTTTTGACCGC TATGATCAGTACAGTTCTCTTGGTTCAGGAGATCCGAGCTCCTCGGCTTCCGATATTCCCAGTATCCCCAGCTCTCCTGTCCCCGCTAGTGAAGAGGAACAGCACAAATTAGTTGTTGACGACGCTGGAGTCTCGGACAAGCCTGAGCCATCCGCCAAGATTCTCagccaagaagagaaaatTGAGTACCGCGACCAAGACGGCAACCTCCTGGATGACGAACAAGTCAAGAAGCTCCAAGGCAAAGTTAAATTCGAGACTAAATACGAGACCCGAACCCGTGTTGTCGACGAGCAGGGCAACGAGCTGCCTGCCCCCGACGGCGGGTGGCCCTCCGACATGGTTGCGGGCGTAGCCCCTCCCCATCCGGATGTCCAGGGCGTCGACCAAGAGACGGTCAAGGGCGAGCACGCCGAAGCTCCCAAGGATGCAGCTGCCAGCCGTGATGGCGAGAAGGAAGCCGAGCGGTCCAAAGCCAAGCCCGCCAGcgaaggccaagaagccacTGTCCGTGACGAATTGTAA
- the sap114 gene encoding Pre-mRNA-splicing factor sap114, whose amino-acid sequence MAAATTNGESSAALDELKPPSGVVLPPREIRNILEKTAGYVARNGAIFEDRIRDKESANPKFSFLNPDDAYHAFYQWRLAEVKSGRGTDVAAGRAGEAAAEPEKPKGPPKPPDFEFSARMPRINQKDLEVIRLTALFVAKNGRQFMTQLAQRETGNPQFQFLIPNHTFHNFFQHLIDQYTTLIRAAGLDGEGGKLQEEKTAELERNVKDKYCVLTRARQRADYAKFQELERQKKEEEEEKKKEEFSRIDWGDFVVVETITFTEADETANLPPPTNLSELQYASLEDRNKASLSMLRIEEAMPGEEFSVGSGPAVIPYAPSPVPPQPSYGAQQPAQTYPQPGQMPAVQAPPNGYQPQRSSQEEEEARRIQERADAQARIQQAQSEARGGAPPMKIRENYVPRAAQRGKQAGQTALCPNCKQQIPINELEAHMRIELLDPRWKEQKAAAESRYSATITGSEIAQNLKRLASQRNDVFDPATGQAMSEEELARRKKAALNPAEAQQESKPQAMNPQTVNVEEQIRAIHQKFAGDRK is encoded by the exons ATGGCTGCCGCTACGACAAATGGCGAGTCGTCTGCGGCTCTAGACGAGTTGAAGCCTCCTTCCGGCGTTGTCCTTCCTCCACGCGAAATACGCAATATTCTGGAAAAGACTGCTGGTTACGTCGCAAGAAACGGCGCCATATTCGAGGATCGCATTCGAGATAAGGAGTCAGCAAATCCGAAATTCAGCTTTTTGAACCCCGACGACGCGTACCATGCATTTTATCAATGGCGACTGGCCGAAGTAAAATCTGGGAGAGGGACggatgtcgccgccggccgcgcAGGCGAAGCCGCTGCGGAACCAGAGAAGCCAAAAGGGCCCCCAAAGCCTCCCGACTTTGAATTCTCTGCGCGCATGCCTCGTATTAACCAGAAGGATTTGGAGGTCATTCGTCTGACGGCATTATTCGTCGCCAAGAATGGACGGCAATTCATGACCCAACTGGCCCAGCGAGAGACTGGCAACCCGCAGTTCCAGTTTCTTATCCCAAACCACACGTTTCACAATTTCTTCCAGCACCTCATTGATCAGTACACCACACTCATACGAGCTGCCGGGcttgacggcgagggcggcaagCTTCAGGAAGAGAAAACCGCCGAGCTGGAGCGCAACGTCAAAGACAAGTATTGTGTGTTGACTCGGGCTAGGCAACGAGCTGATTACGCCAAATTTCAGGAATTGGAACGtcagaagaaggaggaggaagaggaaaagaaaaaggaagaattTTCGCGCATCGACTGGGGCGACTTTGTCGTGGTTGAGACTATCACCTTTACCGAAGCGGACGAGACGGCAAACCTACCACCTCCGACCAACCTGTCCGAGCTCCAGTATGCCTCTCTCGAAGACAGAAACAAGGCCTCACTAAGCATGCTACGTATTGAAGAAGCCATGCCTGGTGAAGAATTCAGTGTTGGGAGCGGCCCTGCTGTTATACCATATGCACCTTCACCCGTTCCCCCTCAGCCAAGTTATGGTGCACAGCAACCCGCACAAACTTATCCTCAACCGGGCCAGATGCCTGCCGTGCAAGCACCCCCCAACGGCTACCAGCCACAGAGATCTTctcaggaggaagaggaagctcGTCGCATCCAGGAACGAGCTGACGCCCAAGCCCGCATCCAACAAGCACAATCGGAAGCGAGAGGCGGTGCGCCGCCAATGAAAATCCGAGAGAACTATGTGCCTCGGGCGGCGCAACGAGGCAAGCAAGCTGGCCAGACTGCCCTCTGCCCCAATTGCAAACAGCAGATTCCTATCAATGAGCTCGAAGCTCATATGCGGA TTGAACTTCTGGATCCCAGATGGAAAGAGCAAAAAGCGGCAGCAGAGTCACGGTACTCGGCGACTATTACAGGTTCTGAAATTGCCCAAAACCTCAAGCGTCTCGCGAGTCAACGAAACGATGTGTTTGACCCTGCAACTGGTCAGGCCATGTCCGAAGAAGAGTTGGCGAGGCGGAAGAAGGCAGCATTAAACCCGGCCGAGGCGCAGCAGGAGAGCAAGCCGCAAGCGATGAATCCACAAACTGTCAATGTCGAAGAGCAAATCCGGGCTATTCACCAGAAATTTGCAGGCGACAGGAAGTAG
- the SNX3 gene encoding Sorting nexin-3 → MQAMPDTRQQSFDEIYGPPENFLEIEVRNPRTHGIGRSMYTDYEILCRTNIPAFKLRQSSVRRRYSDFEYFRDILERESARVTIPPLPGKVFTNRFSDDVIEGRRAGLEKFLKIVVGHPLLQTGSKVLAAFVQDPNWDRNAW, encoded by the exons ATGCAGGCCATGCCGGATACCCGCCAGCAGAGCTTCGACGAGATTTACGGCCCGCCCGAGAACTTCCTGGAGATAGAG GTTCGCAACCCCAGAACCCACGGCATCGGCCGGTCCATGTACACGGACTACGAGATCCTCTGCCGCACCAACATCCCCGCCTTCAAGCTGCGCCAGAGCAGCGTCCGCCGCCGATACTCGGATTTCGAATACTTCCGCGACATACTGGAGCGGGAGAGTGCGCGCGTGACCATCCCCCCTCTGCCTGGAAAAGTGTTTACCAATAGATTTAGCGACGATGTGATTGAGGGGCGGCGCGCGGGGCTGGAGAAGTTTTTGAAGATTGTCGTGGGACACCCGTTGCTGCAGACTGGTAGTAAGGTTTTGGCTGCGTTTGTGCAAG ATCCCAACTGGGACCGAAACGCATGGTGA
- the asaE_8 gene encoding MFS transporter asaE: MAVATATSSTIELRHQGDSTPTSLQCNDRQATPPPEEDGLDVDGRQEFSLPPVDGGKDAWFFLAACFFVEALTWGFPFSFGVFQDYYSTHEPFAGSEQIPIIGTCAMGIMYLDIPLVMGIQRMYPWFSRWSPMIGLVLMCVSLAASSFSQNVGHLIVTQGVFYAIGGSISYCPCLLYMDEWFARRKGLAYGIMWSGTGLAGFSLPLILEVFLRRYGFRTTLRIWAVALLVLTMPLAFFIKPRLPRAATTHIKPFKLGFALTKTFMLHQVANTVQGLGFFLPGIYLPTYARSIGASSFTSALTLLLVNVASTVGCAVMGSLTDHLHVTTCLMISAAGAGLGTFLLWGFATSIPVLFVFCIIYGLFAGPYTSAWTGIMKDVATEMGTYRGTSGGSSFDPTMVIGVLSTGRGIGNIVSGPLSQVLVKGMPWKGEALGGYGTGYGPLIAFTGVTAVLSGATFVWHRVGWM, from the exons ATGGCAGTTGCAACGGCCACATCCTCGACGATTGAATTGCGCCACCAGGGCGATTCTACCCCGACCTCGCTCCAGTGCAATGACCGACaggccacgccgccgcccgagGAGGACGGGCTGGACGTAGATGGGAGACAGGAGTTTTCGCTGCCGCCCGTGGACGGGGGCAAGGACGCATGGTTCTTCCTGGCCGCCTGCTTCTTCGTCGAGGCCCTGACGTGGG GCTTCCCGTTCTCGTTTGGCGTCTTCCAGGACTACTACAGCACGCACGAGCCGTTTGCGGGATCAGAGCAAATCCCCATCATCGGCACCTGTGCCATG GGCATCATGTACCTCGACATCCCCCTCGTCATGGGCATCCAGAGAATGTACCCCTGGTTCAGCAGGTGGTCGCCCATGATAGGCCTCGTGCTGATGTGCGTCTCGCTGGCGGCCAGCTCCTTCTCTCAAAACGTCGGCCACCTCATCGTCACGCAGGGCGTCTTCTACGCCATCGGCGGCTCCATCTCCTACTGCCCGTGCCTGCTGTACATGGACGAGTGGTTCGCCCGGCGCAAGGGCCTCGCCTACGGCATCATGTGGTCGGGCACGGGGCTGGCCGGCTTCTCGCTGCCCCTGATCCTCGAGGTCTTCCTGCGCCGGTACGGCTTCCGCACGACGCTGCGCATCTGGGCCGTCGCGCTGCTCGTCCTGACCATGCCgctcgccttcttcatcaagccCCGGCTGCCGCGCGCCGCCACGACGCACATCAAGCCCTTCAAGCTGGGGTTTGCGCTGACAAAGACGTTTATGCTGCATCAGGTTGCCAACACCGTCCAGGGGCTGGGCTTCTTCCTGCCGGGCATCTATCTGCCCACGTATGCGAGATCCATCGGCGCGAGCAGCTTTACCTCTGCCTTGACGCTGCTGctcgtcaatgttgcctcGACAGTTGGCTGTGCCGTCATGGGCTCCCTGACTGATCATTTACATGTGACTACGTGTCTGATGATAtcggccgccggcgcggGACTGGGTACGTTTTTGTTGTGGGGGTTCGCCACCTCCATCCCGGTCCTGTTTGTATTCTGCATTATCTACGGTCTGTTTGCGGGCCCGTACACGTCGGCTTGGACGGGCATAATGAAGGACGTTGCTACCGAGATGGGCACCTACCGCGGCACCAGCGGGGGAAGCTCGTTTGACCCAACCATGGTTATTGGTGTCCTCTCCACGGGGAGAGGAATCGGGAACATCGTTTCGGGCCCCTTAAGCCAGGTCTTGGTCAAGGGCATGCCGTGGAAGGGAGAGGCCCTGGGCGGTTACGGAACCGGCTACGGCCCTTTGATTGCATTTACGGGCGTAACGGCGGTTTTGAGCGGTGCGACATTTGTATGGCACCGCGTGGGATGGATGTAG
- the JLP1_0 gene encoding Alpha-ketoglutarate-dependent sulfonate dioxygenase: MAPATIEPAVQLPIQTKSIPSAKPIRAKGNLDSFESFDVTPIIGREFPKANLVELLNAPNSDELLRDLAVTISERGVVFFRAQDDLTNDLQKELILRLGKLTGRPETSGLHIHPLLNSERELGGSDPEISTISSVQHQQYYKNTEAEALSPKKQSTAQWHSDIAFEPVPADYTSLRLVQLPKTGGDTLWASGYEIYDKISEPYQKFLETLTVTFEQPGFGAVAERQGFQLYDKPRGAPENVGRELKAIHPVVRTNPVTGWKSIFPVGGHVSHINGVTKEESQNLLQWFLDLVYHNHDLQVRFKWQNPNDIAIWDNRSVFHTATFDYDGQGERFGNRAVGLGEKPYLDPQSTSRRAGLQK; encoded by the exons ATGGCCCCGGCAACCATTGAGCCAGCGGTCCAGCTGCCCATCCAAACCAAATCAATCCCCTCGGCAAAGCCCATTCGCGCCAAGGGCAACCTGGACAGCTTCGAGTCCTTTGACGTCACACCCATCATTGGGCGCGAGTTTCCAAAGGCGAACCTGGTTGAGTTGCTTAATGCCCCTAATTCTGATGAACTCCTTCGGGACCTCGCCGTCACCA TCTCGGAGCGGGGAGTCGTCTTCTTCCGAGCACAAGATGACCTCACCAATGATCTGCAGAAGGAATTGATCCTCAGACTCGGCAAGCTGACTGGACGACCGGAGACGTCCGGTCTGCACATTCATCCCCTTCTCAATTCTGAGCGCGagctcggcggcagcgacCCCGAGATTAGCACCATCAGCTCCGTCCAGCATCAACAGTACTACAAGAACACTGAGGCTGAGGCGTTGAGCCCAAAGAAGCAATCGACGGCCCAGTGGCACAGCGACATTGCATTTGAGCCTGTGCCCGCGGATTATACCTCGTTGCGTCTCGTGCAGCTCCCCAAGACTGGCGGTG ACACGCTCTGGGCATCTGGATACGAAATCTACGACAAGATCAGTGAGCCCTACCAAAAGTTCCTCGAGACCCTCACTGTAACCTTTGAGCAGCCTGGTTTCGGTGCCGTAGCCGAGCGTCAAGGCTTCCAGCTATACGACAAGCCTCGCGGCGCTCCGGAAAACGTTGGCCgcgagctcaaggccattCACCCCGTTGTGCGAACCAACCCGGTGACCGGGTGGAAGAGCATTTTCCCCGTCGGCGGACACGTGTCGCACATTAATGGCGTGACCAAGGAAGAGAGCCAGAACCTGCTGCAGTGGTTCCTGGACCTGGTGTACCACAATCACGATTTGCAGGTTCGATTCAAGTGGCAGAACCCTAATGATATCG CCATCTGGGATAACCGCAGTGTGTTCCACACCGCCACGTTCGACTACGACGGTCAGGGGGAGCGATTTGGCAACCGGGCTGTTGGACTCGGTGAGAAGCCATACTTGGATCCGCAGAGCACGTCCAGACGAGCTGGTTTGCAAAAGTAG